The Flaviramulus sp. BrNp1-15 genome includes the window TCAGGTTACCCAGCGTCACAACAAGGTCAATTAGATTACCTTAATGCTTTAAAAGATAAAATAGAACAAGCTGGAGGTGAAGGTTTAATTTATTGGGAGCCAGCATGGGTTTCTACAAATTGTTCTACACTTTGGGCCCAAGGTTCGCATTGGGATAATGCTACATTATTCGACCACAGCAATCAGGCTACAAAAGGTATGGAGTTTTATAATGCTGCATTATCAGATTAAAATTTAAAAATTCTTTTTCTCATAACTCATATTAAACCGTATGATAAGTTTAAACAAAATCCTGCATTTTAATATTAAAAGGCATTATATAACCTTTATAAAATATTTATTTTGCGCTATAGTAATTATTTCTATTAGTTTGGATAAGTTAACAGCTCAAAACAGTTCACAAAAAGGGAATGTTTATGTGGATGATAACGGCATAATGCGATGGGAAAATAATAAAGAAGAAGTAAAAGGTTTTGGAGTAAATTACACAGTGCCTTTTGCTCATGCATATCGTTCAGCTAAACGAATGGGAATAGACCCAAAACAGGCTATTGATAATGATGTTTATCATTTTTCAAGACTTGGTTTTGATTTGTACAGAGTTCATGTGTGGGATACCGAAATAAGTGATACGTTAGGAAATTTATTAAACAATGAACATTTAAAAACGTTTGATTACTTATTAAAAAAACTAAAAGAAAAAAATATTAATTATGTAATTACACCTATTGCTTTTTGGGGAAATGGTTGGCCAGAACCAGATGAAAACACACCCGGATTTGCACGAAAATATGGTAAAGGTGATTGTTTAACTAATCCTGATGCTATAAAAGCTCAAGAAAATTACCTATATCAATTTTTAAATCATGTAAACCCTTATACAGGTATTGCTTATAAAAATGACCCTAATCTAATTGCATTTGAAGTAAGTAACGAGCCTCACCATGACGGTGAACCTGATGAAGTTACCAATTATATAAATCGTATGGTAGCATCTATGAGGAAAACTGAATGTAAAAAACCTATTTTCTATAATATTAGTCATAGTGTACATTTAGCAGAAGCTTATTTTGATGCAGATATACAGGGAGGTACCTTTCAATGGTATCCAACAGGTTTAACATATCAAAAAGAATTAAGTGGAAATTTATTGCCAAATGTAAGTAACTATAATATTCCTTTTGATGATGTTATTAAAGCTAATAAAGGAGCTAAACTGGTTTATGAATTTGATGCAGCCGATGTAGGTAAATCATATATGTATCCTGCGATGGCAAGAAGTTTTAGAAATGCAGGAATTCAAATTGCTACACAGTTTGCTTACGATCCAACTTATTTGTCATATGCAAATACAGAGTATAATACACATTATATGAATTTGGTTTATACGCCTCAAAAAGCGTTAAGTTTAATGATAACTTCTGAAGTATTTCATCAAATTCCTATGTATTCAAATTTTGGAAAGTTTCCTGATAATTCAGTGTTTGGTGATTTTAAAGTTGATTATTCAAATGATTTAGCAGAGTATAATTCTGAAACTAAATTTATTTATACCAATAACACGAACACTATTCCGAAAAAGGAAAAAGAATTAAAAAAAATAGCAGGCTTTGGAAACTCAGGTTTAGTCAAATATTCGGGTTTAGGAGCTTACTTTCTTGATAAAATAGATAAAAGTAATTGGCGTCTTGAAATTATGCCCGATGCTATTTGGGTTGACAATCCTTTTGGACGTAACAGCCCAAAGAAAACAGTTGCTGTAATAAATTGGAAAACGCATGATATGTCAATCCAGTTAAAAGATTTAGGTAAGAATTTTGATATAACTCCTATAAATGACGGAAATGAATTTGCATCAAATGTCACAGGAAATTCATTTAAAATACAACCAGGTACATATATTTTATCAAAAAAAGGAAATAAGAGAAGTTGGTCACCAAATGATGCTTTTGGTTCAAACCAACTTAAAGATTTTTATGCGCCAAAAACAACAGTAACAAAACCTTGGTTTAAACATAAATCATCCAATGAAGTAATAGAAAATTCACCAATAGAGTTACATGTTCAATTTGTAGCGCCCAAGCAACCTGAACAAATACAAATAGTTGCAGGAGGTGGATTTAATCGTGCAATAATTGACATAAAAAACACACATGGATATAATTACACGGGAACAATTCCAGCAGATAAAGTTATTAATGGGTTTTTAAATTATAGTATTATTGTAAAAATGGCTGATGATAAGTATATTACTTATCCAGCTGGCGATGAAGGAAGACCTTTTGAATGGGATTTTTATAAAAACACACCATACAGAATTCGTGTCGTTTCAAAAGACAATCCTGTCTATCTGTTTAATGCTGAAGAAGATTCTCAATTTTTAGTTAGAGAGTGGGTTAATACCATTAGAACTGTTCCAACAGGAAATCTAAATGAATCGGAATATCAGGTAAATATTGAAAATCTTTTACAAAGAAATACTAAAACATTAGATGGAGAAAAAATTTACAATTACGCATTCAAACATTTTCTTAAAGACGAATTAACTAGTAGCAACACAGATTTATCTTCAAAAAACAATATAGTTTTTAAGGGTAGATCTTTAAATAACAAAACGTGTAAATTGGAAATAGCCTTTGTTATGGCTGATGGTGTTTCTTTTGGTGGAATTATTGATATTAACCCTGAAGTTAATAACTATACCTTACCATTAAAAGACTTAAAAATGGTTAAAACAGTTACCTTACCAAGGCCATATCCAAGTTTTTTACATTATTATTTAGACCATAATTTAAATTCAAGTTTCAATATCAATAATGTTGAAAGTATACAGTTTTCAATTGGGCCTGGTATTTCTGAAAATGAAATTAAAAACAAACATGGTATTGCAATTATATCTGTAAAATTAGAGTAAATTAAATCCTTTACAATCATAAATTATTAAATGAAGTATATTTTAAAAAAGAAGAAGAATATATTTGTTAAACGTAATGACTTGACATTAAAAATATATTCAATGATTCATAAAACAGTATTAAATTTTTTATTGATAATAATTGTTTTCAATAGTTTTCAAAATAATGCGCAATCACGAGAGGTAAAAGAGTTAGACACCAATTGGAAATTTCAAAAAGGCAATTTCGATGATGCTTTTGAAATTAATTTTAATGACTCTAAATGGGAAAATGTAACTGTGCCTCATGATTGGGCAATTTATGGTCCATTTGATAAGGAAATTGATATTCAAAGAGTGGCTATCGAGCAAAATAACGAAAAAATACCAACCGAAAAAACAGGTAGAACCGGTGCCTTACCTCATATTGGTACTGCTTGGTATAGAAATACATTTTCAATTTCAGAAAATCAAAAAAACAAAAAAGTTATTTTACTTTTTGAAGGCGCTATGAGCGAACCTCAAATATATTTAAACGGACAAAAAGTAGGAGAGTGGGCTTATGGCTACAGTTATTTTTATTTTGATGTTTCAAAATTTATAAAAGAAGGTGAAAATACACTTGCGGTTAAATTATCAAATAAAGAATTTGCTTCTCGCTGGTATCCAGGTGCAGGATTGTATCGAAAAGTATCTCTAATTATAAAAAACAAAGAAAGTATAAACCAATGGGGAACGTTTATAACAACACCATTTATAAGTAATGAAGTTGCTAAAGTCAATATTAAAACAAAAATTTCTGGCGATAATACATATTTACTAACTACAATTTTTGATGCAAATGGTAACAAAGTAAATTCTAATAAAGCAGAAACCCAATTTGGTAACGAGTTTGAACAAAATATTAAAGTTGAAAGCCCAATTTTATGGAGCCCAGAAACACCTTACTTATATACAGCAGTTTCTAAATTGTTTGTAAACGATGAGTTAAAAGATGAAATCACTACACGTTTTGGTATCAGAGATATTAAATATGAAGCGAAAAATGGATTTAGTTTAAATGGAGAAATTACTAAATTTAAAGGGGTTTGTTTGCATCACGATTTAGGACCTATTGGTACAGCGGTAAATAAAGCGGCTTTAAAAAGACAATTAACCATATTAAAAGATATGGGTTGTAATGCGATTAGAAGTTCTCATAACATGCCGTCTTTAGAGCAATTGGAGTTATGTGATGAAATGGGTTTCATGTTTCTAGCAGAAAGTTTTGATGAATGGGCAAAACCTAAAGTTAAAAATGGTTATAACAGATTCTTTGATGAGTATGCCGAAAAAGATGTTGTAAACTTAGTGCAGGCAACCAGAAATCATCCATCAATTGTAATGTGGAGTTCGGGTAATGAGGTTCCAGACCAATGGGGAGCAGAAGGAGTAAAACGCGCAAAATGGCTTCAAGATGTTTTTCATAGAGAAGACCCAACGCGTCCTGTAACAGTTGGTATGGATCAAGTAAAAGCGGTTATGGAATCTGGTTTTGGAGCTCTTTTAGATATTCCTGGTTTAAATTATCGCGTTCATTTGTACGAAGAAGCACATGAAAAATTTCCTCAAGGCTTTATTTTAGGATCAGAGACAGCATCAACAGTAAGTTCTAGAGGGATTTATAAATTCCCAGTAGTTCAAGAGAAAATGAAGCAGTATGATGATTTTCAAAGTTCTTCATACGATTTAGAAGCTTGTAGTTGGTCTAACGTTCCAGATGATGATTTTGTTTTACAAGACGATAAGCCTTGGGTAATTGGTGAGTTTGTATGGACAGGTTTTGATTATTTAGGAGAGCCAACACCTTATGATGAAATGTGGCCTTCTAGAAGTTCGTATTTCGGAATTTCAGATTTAGCAGGTTTGCCTAAAGATCGATTTTATTTGTATAGAAGTCGTTGGAACATTGAAGAGGAGACTTTACATGTTTTACCTCACTGGAATTGGGAAGGTCGCGAAGGTGAAACTACACCAGTTTTTGTTTATACAAGTTACGATAGCGCCGAACTTTTTGTAAATGGTAAAAGTATGGGTGTTCAAAAAAAGAATAATGCTACACCGCAAAACAGATACCGATTAATGTGGATGGATGTAAAATACCAACCGGGAACGGTTAAAGTTATTGCCTATGATAAAAATGGAAAGCCAGCTGCCGAAAAAGAGATTAAAACTGCAGGTAGACCACATAAAATTGTATTAAACCCAGATAGAAAAACGATTAAAGCTAATGGTAAAGATTTATCATATGTAAAAGTTTCGGTAGTTGATAAAAATGGAATTCCATGTCCAACTGCAACAAATCAATTAAAATTTAAAGTTTCAGGTCAAGGTGAATTTAGGGCAGCCTGTAATGGTGATGCAACCTCTTTAGAATTATTTCACTTACCAACCATGAAACTCTTTAGTGGGAAATTAGTGGTGCTTGTTCAATCGTTAGAAGATGCAGGTGATATTAAATTAACGGTTACAGGCAAAGGGTTGAAAAAGGGTAGTGTGAATATAAATTCAACCAAATAGTTTAGAAAAAATAAAACCATCCCTAATATTAAAACTATAACTATGAAAGCATTAAAAGTCATTTTTTTTATTGGATTAGTTACCCTATTTCAATGTAAAAAAGTAGAAACGAAACAAGAAGACATTATAATCGAAACCCCAAATTTTTCATCGGTCAGTCAAGTGGAAAATGGTAAACCGGTTTCTGTGATGTTAACCAGTTATAGCACAACCTTAGTAGCTAACGGAAAAGATAAAACGCAATTACGAATTGCAGTTACTGATAGTTTAGGTCGAGAAATAACTTCTGCATCAGATTCCATACAATTATATGTTACTGGAAAAGGTACTCTTAAAACCATAGATGAAAAGGATTTTGTATACGGTACAGATTCATTAGGAACAAAATACGTAAAGGCAAAATTAGAAAACGGCATTTTTAATCTCCAATTCATTGCAGGTACAGAACCGGATAAAGTTATAGTTGAAGCAAAATCTGATTCGCTTTGGGTTGGCGCGCATGAAATACATACCATACCAAGCGATATCGTATACAAAACACCTACCGAAGATCAATTACCAAAAACCACAAAACCAATTGATAGAATGATTGGTGCAGATATTTCGTTTTTACCACAAATTGAAAATAGAGAAGGTAAATTTATAGAAAATGGAGAAGAAATTGATGCACTTGATTTATTAAAAAAACACGGGTTTAATTATATAAGATTAAGAGTTTTTGTGAATCCAGAGAAGGAAAAAGGATATTCTCCAAAAGATGGTTTTTGCGATTTAGAGCATACACTTGCTATGGCAAAACGAATTAAAGCAGCTGGAATGAAATTTTTACTCGATTTTCATTACAGCGATTATTGGGCAGACCCACAAAAGCAATTTAAACCAAAAGCATGGGAAGGTCTAAATTTTGAGGAATTACAAGCAGTCGTAACAACATATACATCAGATGTTTTAAATGCTTTAAAAACTCAGGGAACTTTGCCAGATATGGTTCAAGTTGGTAATGAAATTAATCATGGTATGATTTGGCCTGATGGGCATATTGGTAATTTAGACGGTTTAGCTAGCTTGCTTAGAGCGGGTGTAAAAGGTGTTAATAATGTAGATGCGAGCATACCAATTATGATGCATATTGCACTTGGAGGTCAAAATAAAGAAGCTGTTTTCTGGTTAGATAACATGATTGCCAGAGATGTGAAATTTGATATTATAGGCTTATCATATTACCCAAGATGGCATGGTACTTTGAATGATCTTCACTATAATTTAAATGATTTACTTAAGCGTTACAACAAACCATTGAAT containing:
- a CDS encoding glycosyl hydrolase 53 family protein, with product MKALKVIFFIGLVTLFQCKKVETKQEDIIIETPNFSSVSQVENGKPVSVMLTSYSTTLVANGKDKTQLRIAVTDSLGREITSASDSIQLYVTGKGTLKTIDEKDFVYGTDSLGTKYVKAKLENGIFNLQFIAGTEPDKVIVEAKSDSLWVGAHEIHTIPSDIVYKTPTEDQLPKTTKPIDRMIGADISFLPQIENREGKFIENGEEIDALDLLKKHGFNYIRLRVFVNPEKEKGYSPKDGFCDLEHTLAMAKRIKAAGMKFLLDFHYSDYWADPQKQFKPKAWEGLNFEELQAVVTTYTSDVLNALKTQGTLPDMVQVGNEINHGMIWPDGHIGNLDGLASLLRAGVKGVNNVDASIPIMMHIALGGQNKEAVFWLDNMIARDVKFDIIGLSYYPRWHGTLNDLHYNLNDLLKRYNKPLNVVEYNDYAKEVHDIVFGLPDNMGKGAAIWEPLGWRSGMFNREGEVNDKIMVYDALNEKYLGNSL
- a CDS encoding DUF4982 domain-containing protein is translated as MIHKTVLNFLLIIIVFNSFQNNAQSREVKELDTNWKFQKGNFDDAFEINFNDSKWENVTVPHDWAIYGPFDKEIDIQRVAIEQNNEKIPTEKTGRTGALPHIGTAWYRNTFSISENQKNKKVILLFEGAMSEPQIYLNGQKVGEWAYGYSYFYFDVSKFIKEGENTLAVKLSNKEFASRWYPGAGLYRKVSLIIKNKESINQWGTFITTPFISNEVAKVNIKTKISGDNTYLLTTIFDANGNKVNSNKAETQFGNEFEQNIKVESPILWSPETPYLYTAVSKLFVNDELKDEITTRFGIRDIKYEAKNGFSLNGEITKFKGVCLHHDLGPIGTAVNKAALKRQLTILKDMGCNAIRSSHNMPSLEQLELCDEMGFMFLAESFDEWAKPKVKNGYNRFFDEYAEKDVVNLVQATRNHPSIVMWSSGNEVPDQWGAEGVKRAKWLQDVFHREDPTRPVTVGMDQVKAVMESGFGALLDIPGLNYRVHLYEEAHEKFPQGFILGSETASTVSSRGIYKFPVVQEKMKQYDDFQSSSYDLEACSWSNVPDDDFVLQDDKPWVIGEFVWTGFDYLGEPTPYDEMWPSRSSYFGISDLAGLPKDRFYLYRSRWNIEEETLHVLPHWNWEGREGETTPVFVYTSYDSAELFVNGKSMGVQKKNNATPQNRYRLMWMDVKYQPGTVKVIAYDKNGKPAAEKEIKTAGRPHKIVLNPDRKTIKANGKDLSYVKVSVVDKNGIPCPTATNQLKFKVSGQGEFRAACNGDATSLELFHLPTMKLFSGKLVVLVQSLEDAGDIKLTVTGKGLKKGSVNINSTK